In Nitratiruptor sp. YY09-18, a single window of DNA contains:
- a CDS encoding radical SAM protein → MSIIFGPINSRRFGLSLGIDLSPAQKSCNFDCLYCELEPAKPIDAIQNPPSVKEVIQETQKALQEFREVDVITVTANGEPTLYPYLDELVDELNRIKEDKKLLILSNASRIHELAIQQTLTKFDIVKLSLDSVDQRTFKRLDRPLKGIEVQDIIHGMVYFRNIYDGFLVIEILVVQGINDKPQEFVALNEVLQQIKPDRIDIGTIDRPPAYKVAPVSYEKLYELSKHIKNLPVTIVSRKKEHSYQLHLSKDELIDLLTHRPLTQEDIDTLFDEETIKLVRKLLKDKAITKRNVGNVTFFDATVHTISK, encoded by the coding sequence ATGAGTATAATTTTTGGTCCAATAAATTCCAGGAGATTTGGACTCTCTCTTGGAATTGACCTCTCTCCAGCGCAAAAATCATGCAATTTTGACTGCCTCTATTGCGAACTTGAACCTGCAAAACCCATAGATGCAATACAAAATCCACCAAGTGTGAAAGAAGTCATCCAAGAGACCCAAAAAGCTTTGCAGGAGTTTCGTGAAGTGGATGTTATCACAGTGACAGCAAACGGAGAGCCTACACTATACCCCTATCTTGATGAGCTTGTAGACGAACTAAACAGAATCAAAGAGGATAAAAAACTCCTCATTCTCTCCAATGCCAGTCGTATTCATGAACTAGCTATCCAGCAAACTCTTACAAAATTTGATATCGTCAAACTCTCTTTAGATAGTGTCGATCAACGCACCTTTAAGCGCCTCGATCGCCCTTTAAAAGGGATTGAAGTCCAAGATATTATTCATGGAATGGTATATTTTCGCAATATCTATGATGGTTTTCTTGTGATAGAGATCTTAGTTGTACAGGGTATTAATGATAAACCACAAGAGTTTGTAGCACTCAATGAAGTCTTGCAACAGATCAAGCCAGATCGTATCGATATTGGTACCATAGACCGTCCTCCAGCATACAAAGTAGCACCTGTAAGCTATGAAAAGCTCTATGAACTCTCAAAACATATCAAAAATCTTCCAGTTACTATCGTCTCAAGAAAAAAAGAGCATAGCTATCAACTGCATCTTAGCAAAGATGAGCTTATTGATCTCCTTACACATAGACCATTAACACAAGAAGATATAGATACACTTTTTGATGAAGAAACTATCAAACTTGTTAGAAAACTTCTCAAAGATAAAGCTATTACAAAGCGCAATGTTGGCAATGTAACTTTCTTTGATGCAACAGTCCATACAATTTCAAAATAG
- the hemE gene encoding uroporphyrinogen decarboxylase, whose translation MVFIDACFRKKTPYTPIWMMRQAGRYLPQYMEVRNKAGDFLTLCKNPAMAAEVTLQPVEILDVDAAILFSDILVIPLEMGMDLRFEKGEGPVFSNPVRTMEDLERLYDYPEERLTYVYETIKIVRKKLPKEKALIGFSGAPWTLATYMVEGRGSKTYATIKKLIYTDPAFMHALMVKVTEAIKAYLVKQIESGVNAVQIFDSWASALEKEKYFEFGWDYLVDIAQFLKERYPHIPVILFPKGIAGYLDDIYGKFDVFGVDWSTPIDLAKAKLGEKYVLQGNMEPTRLYSKEATKEGVEKIIEIMGAKPGHIFNLGHGMFPDLPVENAKYLVELVHDLTRR comes from the coding sequence ATGGTATTTATAGATGCATGTTTTCGCAAAAAAACTCCCTACACTCCCATCTGGATGATGCGTCAGGCGGGACGCTATCTCCCTCAATATATGGAAGTGCGCAATAAAGCTGGAGACTTCTTGACTCTATGCAAAAACCCCGCAATGGCTGCTGAAGTAACTCTCCAGCCGGTAGAGATTTTAGATGTAGATGCTGCAATTTTGTTTAGCGATATCTTGGTCATTCCTTTAGAGATGGGAATGGATCTGCGCTTTGAAAAGGGAGAGGGTCCTGTTTTTAGTAATCCAGTACGTACTATGGAAGATCTCGAGCGTCTTTATGACTATCCAGAAGAGCGCCTCACTTATGTCTATGAAACAATCAAAATCGTACGCAAAAAACTTCCAAAAGAGAAGGCTCTTATCGGTTTTAGTGGCGCTCCTTGGACATTGGCAACATACATGGTAGAAGGTAGAGGCTCCAAGACCTATGCAACAATCAAAAAACTTATTTATACTGACCCGGCATTTATGCATGCTTTGATGGTAAAAGTTACCGAAGCAATCAAAGCCTATCTTGTCAAGCAGATAGAATCTGGAGTCAATGCAGTGCAGATTTTTGATAGCTGGGCAAGTGCACTAGAAAAAGAGAAGTATTTTGAATTTGGCTGGGACTATCTGGTAGATATTGCCCAGTTTCTCAAAGAACGTTATCCTCATATCCCTGTCATTCTTTTTCCAAAAGGAATAGCTGGATATTTAGATGATATATATGGAAAATTTGATGTTTTCGGAGTCGATTGGAGCACACCAATTGATCTAGCAAAAGCCAAACTAGGCGAAAAATATGTTCTCCAGGGAAATATGGAACCAACAAGACTCTACTCTAAAGAAGCTACAAAAGAGGGAGTAGAAAAAATCATCGAAATTATGGGAGCCAAACCTGGACATATCTTCAACCTCGGGCACGGTATGTTTCCAGACCTCCCTGTAGAAAATGCCAAATATTTAGTAGAGCTTGTTCACGATTTGACACGCCGATGA